ACTGGAGGTGCTGCAATATGGAATTAGCAAAGAATGTGCAGTTTATTCCCGCAAGACCTAAGCGGGAAGTTACTCCGGTTGCTATTTACTGCAAAGTAAGCACAGCGGATGCTGCACAATTGGATAGCCTTTCAAATCAAGTTTCTGCACTCACCAGTTATGTCTCAAATTTTGATGAATGGAAGCTTGTCGATGTCTATGTAGAGGTATCAAGCAGTAAAA
Above is a genomic segment from Clostridiales bacterium containing:
- a CDS encoding recombinase family protein; protein product: MELAKNVQFIPARPKREVTPVAIYCKVSTADAAQLDSLSNQVSALTSYVSNFDEWKLVDVYVEVSSSKKVSSHKQFGRMIRGCKSGKLNSL